In Anabaena sphaerica FACHB-251, the DNA window TCCCAAGGGTAAAGCTACCAAGGATAGAAAAATTAATTCTGCACCGACTAAACCCCCTAATTTGCGAATGGGGACGCGCAATAGCCACACCCACAAAAGTGCGATCGCACCATACACAAGTAAATTAGACCAGGAATAATGCTTTAAAAAAGCTGACCCAATCACGATGATTAGGGATAATTGCAGACGTAATGGCAAAGAAATTTTAAGCATTCTTAGGTTTCATAACTTTGGCAATTCCAAAAGCTACAGCAAAACACGCTGTAGCACCTACCAACCCGGCAATACTAGTACCGATTTTTCCCAAACCCTCAATGTTGTAATCAGCTAAAGGTGTAGGTACAATTACGCGCACTTTCTCCCCTAAGTGAAGAAAACCCAAGTTTTCTGCTACTTTTTCTAACCCATCAGGCCAAGCGGAAGCAAATAGAGACAACACACCTGCAACCAGCAAAATACTAACGACAGGTATCAACCATCCTCGAAATTTCTGTTCTTCACCTGGTAACAAATCTGGACGTGCTGTTGCTAAATAGGTTAGCACACCTCCAGTGATCAAGCCTTCACCAACCCCGATCAAAATATGTACACCTGTCATGGTGGGTAAAACTATGTTCGCTGGTGCTGTCCCAGAAAGGGCTAGTTCAATGGCACAAGCTATGGCTGCTACCACTACGCTCAC includes these proteins:
- a CDS encoding energy-coupling factor ABC transporter permease; the encoded protein is MHIPDGFISVPVAAATSLASGVALFVSFGRSQTAFGIRRAPVLGLTTAFIFAAQMINFPVAGGTSGHLLGGALAAIILGSPWAGMLCIATVLIIQAVLFADGGITALGANILNMGVIGVWVAWVLTQTLQRLLGGSKGRLPIAAGIAAGVSVVVAAIACAIELALSGTAPANIVLPTMTGVHILIGVGEGLITGGVLTYLATARPDLLPGEEQKFRGWLIPVVSILLVAGVLSLFASAWPDGLEKVAENLGFLHLGEKVRVIVPTPLADYNIEGLGKIGTSIAGLVGATACFAVAFGIAKVMKPKNA